The window TCCCGGTCGATGCGCGCCTCGATGTCGGCCGCGAGCGCGGACCTGGGCGCCTCGGTGCCGAACAGCACGTTGCCGGTCCGCAGATAGGTCGAGATCCCGGCGTACCCGAGTCCGGAGAAGACGGCGTGCAGGTCGGCCATGTCGACCTTGACGCCACCAACATTGATCCCGCGCAGCAGCGCCGCGTAGGTGGTCACCAGCCTCCTTTCGGCCCCCCACGCGGCACTCTACGAGCACCGGGCGCCCGCTCTTGGCTAGTTCACCGATCCGACAGGATCCACGCGGCCCCTGGCGCCGAGGCACATCCGCCCAGGCCACCCCGGCGGCCCGGCCCGCGGGCTCAGCCGCGGGCCGGGCCGACAGGGCCCCGCCGGGGCCGGCGGACTACTTCGAGGCGGCGTCGGCCGAGGCCGGACCCGCCTCGCCCACCGCGGCGCCGCCCCGAGGCGACGGGACGTCCCGCGCCGGGCCCGAGCTGCCCCGCGCCGTCCCTGACGCGGTGGCGGTCGCGGTGGCGGTCGCGGTCGCGGTGCTGGACCCGCTCGGCGCCGTGGTCGCCCTGGTCTCCCCCGCCGCGTTCGGTGCGTTCGTCGCGCTGGCCGTCCTCGGTGCCCTGGTCACGCCGGCAGCCTTCGATGCCCTGGTCGCGCCCGCGGCCTTGGTCGTCCTGGCCGCGCCGGCGGCCTTGGTCACCTTGGCGGCGCCGCCCGTCCCAGTCGCCCTGGCAGTGCCCGCCGCGCCATTCGTCCTGGCCGTGCCGGCCTTCGCCGCGACCGCCGCGCTGCTCCGCCTGGCGGCGCTGGCCGTCCCAGTCTCCTTGGGAACACTGGCCCTGGCTGTGGCCGCCGTGCCGTTGTCCTTGACGGTGCTGGTCGCGCCACCCGCCTTGGCGGTGGCACCGGCCCTGGGGGTGACATTGGGCTTGGCGGTGACATCGGACTTGGGGGTGCCACTGGCCTTGGCCAGGCTCGCCGCGCCATTCTCCCTGGCGGCGCTGGCCGTCCCGGTCGTCCGGGCGACGCTGGCGCTGGCCGCGCCCGGCGTCCCCTTCGCGGCATCGGCCGCTCCGCCGGCCCTGGCCGGAACCGCCGCGCTGGCGTTGGTGGACGCGGGAACCGCCTTGGTCGCGGTCGCCCCGGTGGCCGCCGGAGTCCGCGGCGCCGACGTCCGGGGCGACGGGAGCCGGGGTGCTGTCCCGCGCGCCGCGGCCGCGGACGTCGCGGCCGACCTGGGCGGCGGAATCTCGCCCGATGTCCTGTCCGCGGACCGGCCGGCCGCGGCAGTAGGCGCGCTCGCCGCGGTGCCTCCTGCCCGTGCCGAACCCGAGCCGGTCGCGGTGGCCCGGGCCGAACCCGCGCCCGCGGCGGCCGCCCTGGCCGGGCTGGTCCGGGTCGCGCTCGTTCCCGTGGCCTTCGTCGCGGCCGGGCCAGTCCTCGCGGCATTTTTCGTCCCGGGTGCCCCGGCCCCGGCCGTTCCCGCACTGGCCGTCGCCGTCCTGGCCGTCGCCGTCCTAGCCGTTCCCGTTTTGGCCGTCGCTGTCCTGACCGCTCCCGCCTTGGCCGATGCCGGTGTGGTCGCGGCCGTGCCGGCGACGCGGCCGCTCGTCGCCGAGCGCGGACGGGGCACCCCGCCGGCCCGGTCACGGCTCGCGTCCAGCATGCGCTGGACCGCGAGGTCGGCGAACGCCGCGATCGTCAACGCCGGGCCCACGCCGAGCGGCCCGGGCAGCGCGGCGCCGTCCAGGACGTACAGGCCGGGGTGGCCGAAGACCTCGCCCAGCGCGTCGACCACGCCGTCACGCGAGCTGTCTCCCATCGGGGCACCGCCGATCGGGTGCGCGGTAGCTCGGCGGCGTGGCGAGGCCAGCGGGTGCGGCTCGAGCCGGCCGCCGAGGCCGTCGGCCAGCCGCGCCATCGTCGCGCGCACCCGATCGGTGTCCGCGTCCCGGTCGGTGCTCGCGCGTTCGAGGCCGAGCCGGTCGCCGTCCAGCCGCAGCACGCCGTCGGCCGCGGACCGGCCCATGGCCAGCAGGGCCAGGACGGCCTCGCCGTCCGCGCCGGCCTGGGCGAACCGGGACAGCTGCCCACTCAGATCGTCCTGCCCGCCGCGCAACCGGTCGGCGACCCAGCCGCGGGCGACTCGCAGGGGATGACCCAGGCCGCCCCACAGACCACCACCACCGGCGGCTCGGTGGCCGGCCAGAAGCCAGGAGACGAACGCCGGAACGCCGGCGTCCTGGATGTGGAAGCCGGGCTCGCCGCCAGGACCGTCCGCCACCGCCACGCTGGCGGTGACCGTGGGTGCACCGCCCAGCGGCCACGGGGATCCGTCCGCGTGGCGAGCGCCGGATACCACTCCGAGCGCGTCGCCGTTACCGCTGAAACCGTGCCCCAGCATCGGGCTCAGGCCCGGCAGGGCCGCTCGGCTGCGCAGCAGCAGGTAGCTGGAGCCGAGCGCGCCGGCGGCCAGCACGACCCGCGTGCACCGCACCGTGCGCGCCGGCAGCATGGCCAGGTCACGCGGTGTGCCGTCGACGGCACCGTGGTGCTCGACGTAGGTGACGACCCAGCCGCCGTCGTCGTCGGGAGCGATCGCCAGTACCTCGCACCGGGTGCGGATCTCCGCGCCGTGGTAGGCGGCCGCCGACAGGTAGGTGTGGTCCAGACTGTTCTTGGCGCCGTGGTTGCAGCCGAGGACGCAGTCGCCGGCGAGCTGGCAGGTCGTGCGGGCGCGGCCGTGCACGTTGCCGTACGGAGCCTCGGGAAGCGCGAGCCCGGGTGCGGTGGCGCCGCGGGCGGCGAAGCTGACCGCGAGCGCCGGCTGCCGCCATTCCAGCCCCATCCGCTCGGCCGCGGCGCGCAGCGCGGCGGTCCGCTCGGCGGCCTCGTAACCGGGGCGGCCGGCGGGGAACGGCGTCGCGCCGAGCATCTTCTCCACGGCGTCGTAGTGCGGTTCGAGGTCCGCGCGGCTGATCGGCCAGGGCCGTCCGGCCGCCCGGCGCCGCGACCCGGTGCCCGCGGACCCGCCGGCACCACGGGGCCGGCCGGCGGCGGCCGCGCGAGGGCCAGCCTGGGCTCCCCGGCCGCTCGGCTGCGCGTCGGGGCGGACGAACCACCGTTCGTCCGCGCGCATCAGCGCGTTGGCGGAGATCAGCGAGCCGCCGCCAAGCCCCGACGACACCACCGCGTCGAACCCGCCCAGCGACCAGATGTCGAACAGGCCGTGCCTGCCCTCACCGGGGTTCCAGTACGCGCCGGCCACCTCGCTCGGCGTACGCGGGAAGGCACCCGGCGGGTATACCCGGCCTCGTTCGAGCACCAGCACGTCCCGGCCTGCCTCGGCGAGCCGGAACGCGGTGACCGAACCACCGAAGCCCGACCCGACGACGACCGTCTCGACCTGCTCTGGCGCGGACTTGCGGACCATACGCCTCGGACCCCTCGCTGCGACAGTCGGTCACCATCAATTCGGCACGCACGGTAGTCGCACGATTGCCATCTGTCGAAGAAGGTCGAGGTACTGGCCGGTCGCGCCCGCCACGCCGGGCCACGCCGCCACCTGCGCGCACGAGGAGCGGGCGCGGGGGCGGCACTCCGGCACGGCGCACCATCGGCGCCCGGCTCAAACAGAGAGTGATGCTGGCAGGGACGGATTCACGCATGCCAGCACGGCGGGGCGGCGATGCGGCGGGCGCGTCCGGCGGGCCGTCCGGCGGAGCGGAGCCGCGAGGAACCGCAGAGCGCTGGAAGGGCATTGCCGAGCGGCCCGACGCGCATGGATGTCGACGCACTCGGCCGCGGCGCCCCAGAAACACCCGGAGCCGGCCGGGAAGTCCCGGTCGGCTCCGAAAGGTGCTGGCCGCGCCTGCTGGCCGGCGCGCCTTTCTCGCGCACCGCCCGCGGGCCGACGGCCTGACTGATGTGTCGCGGGTAACTCGAGGTCCGGCCACTCGACGCCCGGTTGTCCGGTCTCGCGCGCCGCGTGTGCCGCGGGTCACTCGGCCCGATATCCGGCGAGCCCTTTGGCTGACTGCCCGAAATCGGGTTCCGTGTGTATTCCCGGAAGGTGCCGAATTCCAGCCGGCGAAGACGGCCGGCCCGTGTCACCGGTCACCCGTCACGCGGGGCCGACGACGCCGGTCCTACAGGGAGCCGCCCTGACGGACGAGGATGACCTCGAGCTCGTGGCGGGCGTTCGGCGAGAGGGCGTCCTGGGCCAGGTAGGTCTCGAGGGCACGGCGCTGGCGGCGGGCGACCCGGCGGGCGGCGGCCTGCGACCGCAGCCGCGTGATGGTGGAAGCGTCGTTCTGCATGTCATTCTCCTGGGGCAGGTGTGACCGCGACCGCATTTCCCCGGCGGCCGCAAATCCATTCTGAACCACGTTTCGGCAGTTTTGGAAGGCGGTCGGAGGTGAGCTATGACGCATAGCAGACAGGCCAATGACCCGCCACCGCCGTGGAGTGGCCCGGGCCACATTCACTCCTTTTGTCGCGGCGCCAATGAATGAGTGGCACCGGTCACAGGAAGGCAAAGCGGCCGCCTGGCGCCGATTCTCCGACAAGCCGGCGCCCGGCTCCGCGAATAGGTTGTCCGCGCAGGTCGCGGCCCGCGCAAAGGCGCGCGGGCCCCGCTCCCCCGCGCCGGCCTGCGACGGCGGGCCACCGCCGCGTCCCGCCGAGGACGCCGACCGGCTCCCAGCCGGAGATCTCGCCGTGGGTTCCGCCGGCCATGGCCGGCCATCCTCCAGACCGCCAGAGGAATCGAGCCAGCCCCCCAATGGGCCGCCCCCTGCCGTGACCTTGGACACGGCAGGCGCGACGCCGCTCGCTCGGGCGAGGGCCGCGCCAGCGCGCGGACGACCCGACAAAGGCGCTCAGCTGCCACGGGGGCCCATAGGAGGACAACAAAACACGGCCGGCTCGGCGCGGAGGCGACATCTACAGTGTGGTAGAGGTTCGTAGACAGGATTGACCGAGGAGCCGGGCCCGACGCGGCCCGTGGCGCCGCGGGGTCGATCCGACGGGAGGCCAGGTGCGCGACCAGCTGCGGTGGGCGGCTCAGGTGATCGCCGCCGCCAACGACGAGGACCTGCTGAGCATCAGCACCACCGAGGAGGCCCCTGAGCCTTCCCGGCACGACGCCCACCGGCTCGCCGCCAGCCTGGTGCCCGCGCCCCGCGCGCCCGGAGACCGGGTGAGCCGCTGGCATCGCCTGCCCCGCCCCGTCCCCGACGGAGTCTGAGCTCGGGCTGACCGCGGCGAGCGCGCGGTGAACGAGTGCGCTGGGCGGCCGGGGTGGGCGAGGGGACACGGTGAGCGAACGGAACGGGCGGGACGAAACGGTGCCGCCGGGGCAGGCGGGCGTCACGCTGCTGGACCTGCTCGCGCTCGAGGAGCTCGACCGCGACCTGTACCGGACGACGGCCCTGTTCGACGAGCCCTACTCCCTCTATGGCGGGCAGGTCGCGGCGCAGGCGCTGCTCGCGGCCGGGCGGACGGTGTCCGAGGGGCGGCTGCCGCACTCGCTGCATGGTTACTTCCTCAGCCGCGGCAACGCCGCCCGTCCGACGATCTTCCGGGTGGCGCGGGACCGGGACGGCCGGTCGTTCTCGGCCCGCCGGGTGGTCGCCATCCAGGGCGGCCAGGTGATCTTCAACATGGCCTGCTCGTTCCACCGGCCCGAGAACGGCCTCGACAGACAGGTCGGCCCCCCGCCGGCGTCGCGGGACCCGGAGACGCTCGCGCCGCTCCAGCTCGCCCGGCTGTTCAACATGGAGAGCCGGCTGCCGGAGCAGCCCTACCCGGACGCGGACTGGCCGACCCGTTTCTGGGCACGCTCGACGCTCCCGCTCGGCGACGACCCGATGCTGCACGCGAGCGTGCTCACCTATCTGTCGGACGTCTCGGGCGGCCTCGCCGCCTGGCATGAGGGGCGGGCCCATTCCGGCGCGAGCCTGGACCACGCCGTCTGGTTCCACCGCCCGGCGCGCCTCGACGACTGGATGCTCATGGATGTCATCCCGCAGACGGTCGCCAGCGGCCGCGGCGTGTACACCGGCACGGTCCACAGCCGCGACGGCCGGCTCGTGGCCAGCCTCACCCAGGAGTGCCTGTTCCGCGACCTGCGCCCCGACCCCGACCCCGTCGCCTAGCGAGCCACCCGCGTCGGCGCGGACGGTATTGGTACGGAGGGCATCGGTACGGACTGCGTCGGCACGGACGGCACCGGCACCGCGTCGTCCGCCGCCGTGCCTTGGTTGACGGCGGGCGCGGCCGGTCGCCTGACGACCGCCTCGGACGCCGCCTCGGGCGGCGGCAGGAAGCGCAGGTCGAGGCCGGTGACCCGGCCGAACCGGAGCGCGCGGATGTCCGCCAGGTAGCTCATCCGGGTCCGCCACGGCGGGCGGTCGCCCTGGCGGGGCAGCTCACCCGCGTCGCGCAGCACGTAGCTGGCGGTCAGGTCGAGCACCGACGACCCGCGACCCGTCCCGGCGGCGGAGCCGGCCGGAAGCGCGCGATCCGCCGTGAGGTCGCCGGGGACGAAGACGCGGTAACCGTGCCGGTCGAGGTGGCGCAGCAGGCGGCAGAGGTGGCCGCCCACCAGGTCGACCTTCAGCGTCCAGGAGGCGTTGACGTAGCCGAGGGCGAAGGCGAAGTTGGGGACGCCCTCGAGCATCATGCCCTTGTAGACCCGGCGCCGCGGCACGTGCACCGGCTCGCCGTCGACGGTGAGCGCGATCCCGTCGAACATCCGCAGCCGCAGGCCCGTCGCCGTGACGACGACGTCGGCGGCGAGCTCCCGGCCGGATCTCAGCCGGATCCCCCGCTCGGTGAACGTGTCGACGTGGTCGGTGACGACCTCGACGTTCCCGGCGGAGATCGCCCGGAACAGGTCACCGTCCGGCGCGACGCACAGCCGCTGGTCCCACGGGCCGTAGGCCGGGGCGAAGTGCGTGGCGACGTCGTAGCCGGCCGGCAGCGCCCTGGCCACCCGGGCCAACAGCTCCCGCCGCACCGCCTCGGGGCGGTGCCGGCTGAGCCAGTACATGAACTGGCCGAGCAGGATGTTGTGCCAGCGAACCAGCCACGCGGCCCACCGGGCCGGCAGCACGCGCCGCAGGCGGGTCATCAGCGGGTGGACGGCGGGCAACGCGACGACGTACGTCGGTGAGCGCTGCAGCATCGTGACATGCGCGGCCCGCTCGGCGAGCGCCGGCACGAGCGTCATCGCCGTGGCCCCGCTGCCGATCACCACCACCCGCTGTCCGAAGTGGTCGAGGTCATCCGGCCAGTGCTGGGGGTGCACCACCCTGCCGGGGAACGCCGCGCGGCCGGGGAAGTCCGGCTCGTGGCCGCGGTCGTAGCGGTAGTAGCCGGTGGCGCCGACGAGGACGTCGCAGGTCAGCCGGATCCGCCGCGGCCCGGCGGCGGCCGCCGCACCCGGACCGCTTGGCACGCCCGGACCGCCCGGACCGCCCGGCGCGCTAGGCGGGGCGTCCGCGGTGAGCTCGACGTCGACGGTCCAGCGGGCCAGCGTGCTCGACCAGCTGGCCGCGACCACCCGGTGGCCGTACCTCACCAGCTCGTCGACCCCGTGGGCCCGGGCGGTCTCGGCCAGGTAGCGCAGGATCGACGGCCCGTCCACGATCGACTCCTCCCCCGTCCACGGCCGGGACGCGTAGCCGAGGGAGTTCATGTCCGAATCGGACCGGATGCCCGGGTAGCGGAAGAGGTCCCACGTCCCGCCGAGCGTGCCGCGCGCCTCCAGCAGGGCGACACCGCGACCGGGGTGGCGCCTGCGCAGGTGGGTGGCGATGCCGATGCCGGACAGCCCGGCGCCGATGATCAGAACATCGACATGCTCGCCCAGGTACTCGTCCGAAAGCCTCGCCGCCATGATCACTCCCGTCGCCGGCCGATCCACCGCGGCGTTGGCCTACCGGTGGGCTACGCCGGCGACCGAGTCTCCGGCCGACGGCGTGGGCACCGGTCCCCGCCTCATGGAGGCAGGCGCCGCCAGGTTGGCTGGCGAGCCCGCTGACCAGGCAAATGTCGCGTGGACCGGTGTCCGCCGCCCCGATTCTGCCCCCTGCGACGCGGCATTCTCGTTGTCGCCGACAAGCTTGCTTGTTGTCCTCTACAAGCTCGCCCGTTGTGACCGACACATCCGTTCGGTGACGCGACCTGCTCACGCGCCGGCGCGGGCGAGCCCGGCGTCGCCGATCAGGCCCGCGTGCCGGCAGCCGCGTGGTCGCGGTGACCGTGGCGGCGCGGTGGTCGCGTCAGCGCGGTGACCTTGGAGGCTCGGTGCCCTTGGAGACGCGGCGACGTTGGTGGCCGCGGTGAACGGTCAGCGAGCCTCGTCGTCGACGGGCATGCCCGGCAGCTCGCGCTCCGGCCGCTGACGCAGGTACTCCTCGAAGCTCAGCCCCGGCGGCACCGGCTCGCCGCGGCCCGCGGCGCGCAGCTGGGCGACGAGGCTGGAGACATACCAGCGCCGGAAGGCCCGATGCTCCGGCGGTGAGGCCAGCGTGAGCAGCCGCGCCTCCCGGGCGTACTGGTCCGCCTCGTCGAGGGCCGCCAGGTAGTCCTCACCGGCCTCGGCGGTGCTCGCCGGCAGCCACAGCTCCAGATGGGTGCGTCGCTGCCCGGCGGCCGCCGCGGCCAGCGCCTGCCTGCGGATCGCCTGCCTCGCCTCGCCGAACCGCTCGGTCACCGTCCGGATCAGCTCCGCCAGCTCCGGCGGGACCGGCGCGCTCTCGCCGTTGGTCCCGCCCACCGCGGCCAGGGTGAACTCGCGGACGAGGTTGTCGACGTGGCTCTTAGCGGCGAGCAACAGGTCGGTCGAGACATCGCCGAGGCTGACGCGGTAGCGCGGCGGCGAGCCCGGACCGGACGCCGTCGGGGTGGCCTGCGCCGCCGACGCCATCGCGGCGGCTGCTGGAACCGCGTCTCGGTCGTCGCCGGGTCCGGGCTCTGCCCGCGCGGCGGGGACGACCCCGTCCAGACTCGCGCCGGCGAGGACCGCCCCGTCCAGGCCGGTCTCGACCGGGGCGGTCCCCACCAGGCTGGTCTCGACCAGGCCCGCCGGGTGCCGGCCGGCGGAGTCCGGGCCGGTCTCGCCGGCCGGCTCGTCGGCACCGGCGAGGTCGACCTCGGCCCAGACGACCTTGCCGTTCCGGTTCACGTCCGTGCCCCACCGCGCGGCGATCGCGGCGACGAGCGCCAACCCGCGGCCGGTCATCGTGTCCGCGCTGCTGCGGGCACGCAGCGGGGCCACCTGGCTGGTGTCGGCCACCTCCACCCGCAGCGACGAGCGGCGGGCCACGAGCCGCAGTTGGACGGGAGGCTCGCCGTGGAGCACGGCATTGGTCAGCAGCTCGCCGGCGAGCAGCTTGATG of the Pseudofrankia saprophytica genome contains:
- a CDS encoding GMC oxidoreductase, which gives rise to MVRKSAPEQVETVVVGSGFGGSVTAFRLAEAGRDVLVLERGRVYPPGAFPRTPSEVAGAYWNPGEGRHGLFDIWSLGGFDAVVSSGLGGGSLISANALMRADERWFVRPDAQPSGRGAQAGPRAAAAGRPRGAGGSAGTGSRRRAAGRPWPISRADLEPHYDAVEKMLGATPFPAGRPGYEAAERTAALRAAAERMGLEWRQPALAVSFAARGATAPGLALPEAPYGNVHGRARTTCQLAGDCVLGCNHGAKNSLDHTYLSAAAYHGAEIRTRCEVLAIAPDDDGGWVVTYVEHHGAVDGTPRDLAMLPARTVRCTRVVLAAGALGSSYLLLRSRAALPGLSPMLGHGFSGNGDALGVVSGARHADGSPWPLGGAPTVTASVAVADGPGGEPGFHIQDAGVPAFVSWLLAGHRAAGGGGLWGGLGHPLRVARGWVADRLRGGQDDLSGQLSRFAQAGADGEAVLALLAMGRSAADGVLRLDGDRLGLERASTDRDADTDRVRATMARLADGLGGRLEPHPLASPRRRATAHPIGGAPMGDSSRDGVVDALGEVFGHPGLYVLDGAALPGPLGVGPALTIAAFADLAVQRMLDASRDRAGGVPRPRSATSGRVAGTAATTPASAKAGAVRTATAKTGTARTATARTATASAGTAGAGAPGTKNAARTGPAATKATGTSATRTSPARAAAAGAGSARATATGSGSARAGGTAASAPTAAAGRSADRTSGEIPPPRSAATSAAAARGTAPRLPSPRTSAPRTPAATGATATKAVPASTNASAAVPARAGGAADAAKGTPGAASASVARTTGTASAARENGAASLAKASGTPKSDVTAKPNVTPRAGATAKAGGATSTVKDNGTAATARASVPKETGTASAARRSSAAVAAKAGTARTNGAAGTARATGTGGAAKVTKAAGAARTTKAAGATRASKAAGVTRAPRTASATNAPNAAGETRATTAPSGSSTATATATATATASGTARGSSGPARDVPSPRGGAAVGEAGPASADAASK
- a CDS encoding ATP-binding protein, which produces MALSVDGAPEAVPRARREISSRLARATSPMRDLVGDIKLLAGELLTNAVLHGEPPVQLRLVARRSSLRVEVADTSQVAPLRARSSADTMTGRGLALVAAIAARWGTDVNRNGKVVWAEVDLAGADEPAGETGPDSAGRHPAGLVETSLVGTAPVETGLDGAVLAGASLDGVVPAARAEPGPGDDRDAVPAAAAMASAAQATPTASGPGSPPRYRVSLGDVSTDLLLAAKSHVDNLVREFTLAAVGGTNGESAPVPPELAELIRTVTERFGEARQAIRRQALAAAAAGQRRTHLELWLPASTAEAGEDYLAALDEADQYAREARLLTLASPPEHRAFRRWYVSSLVAQLRAAGRGEPVPPGLSFEEYLRQRPERELPGMPVDDEAR
- a CDS encoding flavin-containing monooxygenase → MAARLSDEYLGEHVDVLIIGAGLSGIGIATHLRRRHPGRGVALLEARGTLGGTWDLFRYPGIRSDSDMNSLGYASRPWTGEESIVDGPSILRYLAETARAHGVDELVRYGHRVVAASWSSTLARWTVDVELTADAPPSAPGGPGGPGVPSGPGAAAAAGPRRIRLTCDVLVGATGYYRYDRGHEPDFPGRAAFPGRVVHPQHWPDDLDHFGQRVVVIGSGATAMTLVPALAERAAHVTMLQRSPTYVVALPAVHPLMTRLRRVLPARWAAWLVRWHNILLGQFMYWLSRHRPEAVRRELLARVARALPAGYDVATHFAPAYGPWDQRLCVAPDGDLFRAISAGNVEVVTDHVDTFTERGIRLRSGRELAADVVVTATGLRLRMFDGIALTVDGEPVHVPRRRVYKGMMLEGVPNFAFALGYVNASWTLKVDLVGGHLCRLLRHLDRHGYRVFVPGDLTADRALPAGSAAGTGRGSSVLDLTASYVLRDAGELPRQGDRPPWRTRMSYLADIRALRFGRVTGLDLRFLPPPEAASEAVVRRPAAPAVNQGTAADDAVPVPSVPTQSVPMPSVPIPSAPTRVAR
- a CDS encoding acyl-CoA thioesterase — translated: MSERNGRDETVPPGQAGVTLLDLLALEELDRDLYRTTALFDEPYSLYGGQVAAQALLAAGRTVSEGRLPHSLHGYFLSRGNAARPTIFRVARDRDGRSFSARRVVAIQGGQVIFNMACSFHRPENGLDRQVGPPPASRDPETLAPLQLARLFNMESRLPEQPYPDADWPTRFWARSTLPLGDDPMLHASVLTYLSDVSGGLAAWHEGRAHSGASLDHAVWFHRPARLDDWMLMDVIPQTVASGRGVYTGTVHSRDGRLVASLTQECLFRDLRPDPDPVA